The following proteins are co-located in the Leishmania major strain Friedlin complete genome, chromosome 30 genome:
- a CDS encoding putative ribosomal protein L15, whose translation MGAFMYLNELWKKKSSDVMRFIQRIRSWEFRHQHTVVRLRRPTRPEKARMLGYKTKQGFCVFRVRVRRGGRKRPVHKGITYGKPKTSGVLGMKLNKNNQAVAEQRLGKRFGNLRVLNSYWVNMDSTFKWYEVIAVDPMCKTIRRDPRINWIVNSVHKHREQRGLTSAGRKHRGLRHKGHKASKLRPSYRAAWRRNNRIVFLRKR comes from the coding sequence ATGGGGGCTTTCATGTACTTGAACGAGCTGTGGAAGAAGAAGTCTTCCGATGTGATGCGCTTTATCCAGCGTATCCGCTCGTGGGAGTTCCGTCACCAGCACACGGtcgtgcgcctgcgccgccccaCTCGCCCGGAGAAGGCCCGCATGCTTGGCTACAAGACGAAGCAAGGCTTCTGCGTGttccgtgtgcgcgtgcgccgtgGTGGCCGTAAACGCCCGGTCCACAAGGGTATCACGTACGGTAAGCCGAAAACCAGCGGTGTGCTCGGCATGAAGCTCAACAAGAACAACCAGGCCGTTGCGGAGCAGCGTCTGGGCAAGCGCTTCGGCAACCTGCGCGTGCTGAACTCGTACTGGGTGAATATGGACTCCACGTTCAAATGGTACGAGGTCATCGCCGTTGACCCGATGTGCAAGACCATCCGCCGCGACCCCCGCATCAACTGGATCGTCAACTCCGTGCACAAGCACCGTGAGCAGCGCGGTCTGACCTCTGCTGGTCGCAAGCACCGTGGTCTGCGCCACAAGGGTCACAAGGCCTCCAAGCTGCGCCCGTCGTACCGCGCTGCGTGGCGCCGCAACAACCGCATCGTGTTCCTGCGCAAGCGTTGA